One part of the Anguilla anguilla isolate fAngAng1 chromosome 11, fAngAng1.pri, whole genome shotgun sequence genome encodes these proteins:
- the LOC118207324 gene encoding protein FAM43B-like translates to MLPWRRSKFVLVEDEARGKPKSLGVGLSYHSILSSLARSCPDLLPDWPLQRLGGLFRTKRQKVELNKEEPTYSVRYLGNAVTLTAKGEGCTEEAVAKIWSRSDYGGQSTKMKLTVGAQGIRMSHEGSKGSRKPGQLYFLHRITYCAADARRPKIFAWVYRHQIKNKAVVLRCHAVLVTRAEKARAMALSLYQTSASAFSEFKRLKRQSDSRHCQQQALGGAAVPLTPLRRLLNGQCHYRPPPDRPRAGTRLCSIVEEEEEEEEGEVGGEGDGENGEGAGRNGRPLRPPEKDVGKIVHGLDACRISGGGARRFSRQMAVSRLL, encoded by the coding sequence ATGCTGCCCTGGAGAAGGAGTAAGTTTGTCCTGGTGGAGGACGAGGCCCGGGGGAAGCCCAAAAGCCTGGGCGTGGGGCTGAGCTACCACAGCATCCTCTCCTCGCTGGCGCGCTCCTGCCCCGACCTCCTGCCCGACTGGCCCCTCCAGCGGCTGGGCGGCCTCTTCCGCACCAAGCGCCAGAAGGTGGAGCTCAACAAGGAGGAGCCCACCTACAGCGTCCGTTACCTGGGCAACGCTGTCACCCTGACGGCCAAGGGCGAGGGCTGCACGGAGGAGGCGGTGGCCAAGATCTGGAGCCGGAGCGACTACGGCGGCCAGAGCACCAAGATGAAGCTGACGGTGGGGGCCCAGGGCATCCGCATGAGCCACGAGGGCTCCAAGGGCTCCAGGAAGCCCGGCCAGCTCTACTTCCTGCACCGCATCACCTACTGCGCCGCCGACGCCCGCCGGCCCAAGATCTTCGCCTGGGTGTACCGGCACCAGATCAAGAACAAGGCGGTGGTGCTGCGCTGCCACGCCGTGCTGGTCACGCGGGCGGAGAAGGCCCGGGCCATGGCGCTCAGCCTGTACCAGACCTCGGCCTCGGCCTTCAGCGAGTTCAAGCGGCTCAAGCGCCAGAGCGACTCCCGCCACTGCCAGCAGCAGGCGCTGGGCGGCGCCGCCGTGCCCCTCACCCCGCTCCGGAGGCTGCTCAACGGGCAGTGCCACTACCGCCCGCCCCCCGACAGGCCCCGCGCCGGGACCCGCCTCTGCTCCATCgtcgaggaggaggaggaggaggaggaaggagaggtgggaggggagggcgaCGGGGAGAACGGAGAGGGGGCCGGGCGTAACGGGCGTCCCCTTCGGCCGCCCGAAAAGGACGTGGGGAAGATCGTCCACGGGCTGGACGCCTGCAGAATcagcgggggcggagccaggcgcTTCAGCAGACAGATGGCCGTTAGCAGACTCTTGTGa